In the Acetobacterium sp. KB-1 genome, GGTTAACCAATTCCACCCGAATCTGCTCCAGCACATTTCCCACTTGTGACCAGTAAATCACGCCAAAGGTTAAGGTGGATGAGAAAAAAAGCACCCCTAAAAAGGTCACCAGAAATTTTGTATAGATTGAATGAAAAATTTTATTCTTCATATGACTCCTTAGGCCAGACTATAAAACCCGGGCCTTATAGCCCAGGCCTTTGACCGTGATGATTTCAAAATCGTGGTTGTTTTCCAGTTTTTCCCTTAATCGTTTGATGTGGACATCAACGGTACGGTGATCACTTTCACTTTCATACCCCCAAATTTCATCCATAATTTGCGCCCGGGTAAAAATGCGATTGGGTGCTGACAACAGTTTAAACAGTAGCATAAACTCTTTTTTGGGTAGGGTTGTGATTTCATCACTGATACTCAATGTCAGGGCCTCATAATCCAGAATTGTTTTTCCCACCACCAGCTGTTGCTCATTGGCTATTTTGGCCCGGCGCAATAAGGCAAAAATCCGGAGGAGCATTTCATCAATGTCCACCGGTTTTACCATATAATCATCCGTACCTGCTTTAAAGCCGGTTTTCTTATCATCGATGCTTTCCCTGGCGGTGATCATCAGGATCGGGAGCTCAAAGCCCCCATCCCTCAGTGTTTTGGTTAAGATATGCCCATCCATATGGGGCATCATGACGTCAGTAATTAACAGATCGATGTGATTCTTTTCCAGCGCTTCCAGAGCCATAACACCGTCAACCGCTTCATAAACCGAATAGCCTTCTTTTTCCAGGGTATCCCGAAACAGGCGGCGGATGTGGTTATCATCTTCGCAGATTAAAATACTGAACATTTTTTTCTCCTGTTTTCTCTCCTAAATACTTCGCAGGGCGTCAATGGGGTTAAGACGGGAAGCTTTGCGGGCTGGTGTAAAACCAAAAACCACGCCGATGATGGCAGAAAAGCCAATTGCTAAAATAACAGTCGATGCGCTCAGGAAAAAATTGGTTCCGATCAGATAAGCTACCACCCAGGCCAAAACGACCCCGAGTATAAAGCCAATAACGCCGCCAATCAAACAGAGCACCACCGATTCAATTAGAAATTGGAGCTGAATCTGTTTGGGTTCTGCTCCCAACGCTTTTCGCAAACCGATTTCGCTGGTCCGTTCGGTGACCGAAACCAGCATCATGTTCATAATCCCGATGCCCCCGACTACCAGTGAGATCGAAGCGATTCCTGCCAGCATCAGCGAAAGAATATTGGTCATTTCTTCAATGGTATCCAG is a window encoding:
- a CDS encoding response regulator transcription factor, whose protein sequence is MFSILICEDDNHIRRLFRDTLEKEGYSVYEAVDGVMALEALEKNHIDLLITDVMMPHMDGHILTKTLRDGGFELPILMITARESIDDKKTGFKAGTDDYMVKPVDIDEMLLRIFALLRRAKIANEQQLVVGKTILDYEALTLSISDEITTLPKKEFMLLFKLLSAPNRIFTRAQIMDEIWGYESESDHRTVDVHIKRLREKLENNHDFEIITVKGLGYKARVL